The genomic segment aaaaattatatttgcttttttttttgtcacgTATTTCATCCTGATGACATGACAAATATTGGTCTCTTGTGATACGACGTACTATTCATTTTTCTGTGAACAGACTGTTGCAGAGCTTGTAGGTACATACTTCCTTATCTTTGCAGGTTGCGCGGCAGCTCTTGTAAACGAAGTTCAAACACTAACCATCGTGGGAATAGCAATAGTATGGGGCCTAGTTCTGATGGCAGCAATATACGCACTTGGGCATATCTCTGGTGCTCATTTCAATCCTGCAGTCACTCTAGCCCTGGCTGCTGCCCGCAAATTTTCATGGAAACTTGTAAGGAATTATTAGAAACAATTTTACCTTTTACTGCAACATATATGTTCGCTTCTCTTTAGTATCAACTTCATGTATTAAAACCTAGCTTGCGTCTCGATCAAGGTACCTATGTATCTGTTGGCTCAATTGCTGGGAGCAGCCCTCGCTAGCCTGACCCTCAGAGTATTGTTTCATGACCAAGGTGGCATCCAAGCAACAATGACCCAATACAAAGATTCAACTAGTGATCTTGAAGCCATCACATGGGAATTCATAATCACTTTCATATTGATGTTCAACATATGTGCTGTCGCTACTGATCACAGAGCGGTATGGTGATTAAGTTTGTAGTAGTTGCTTTTGTTTTACCTGCAAATATTTAGCGTACCTTAGAAGTTCTGCATTCTATAACTTCTTTGGAAAGACGTAAGATAGAACAAGAGTTGTTGAACTTTGTTTTATGTTCTTTTCAATTCCTCAGGAATCAACTTGAGGGATAGTTTTTGTCTTCATGCTTTGACCACAATTCCCATAATTCTTATTTTCGTCTCTCCTTTTCCATTTTGGTCTGTTTGAAAACAGTTTTGAGTcctagaaataaaaatgaacaGCTGGAGAGACCAATAGAGATTAATCAATCTTTTGTTTCTCAAGAGATTATTGCACGGGCTAACATTTTATACGTACAAATATTAATcatgatgattttgaatttttgattGACTAAAACAGAGCAGAGATCTCGCTGGAGTTGCAATAGGTGCTACACTGCTGTTTAACGTCATTATAGCAGGGTAAATGAACATTTCCAGTACCATCTCAAACATTTTTCTAATTCATTATTGCTCAAACCATTCTTCATGCGCAATAATTTTGATCATAACATATgtcataaaatttttgaactcCTTGTATCTGGCAGGCCAATCACAGGAGCTTCGATGAACCCTGCAAGAAGTTTAGGCCCTGCTGTTGTCTCTGGTGTTTACAAAAACCTTTGGGTCTTTATTGTAGCTCCTATTCTTGGAGCAATGGCTGCAACTTTGGTGTACAGTATACTTCGAGTACCGAAACCAGAAAAACCTGACGAGAGCACCAAAAGCATGTATAATGAACTTTATATTCACCCTGAAGTCTAATCCATAGCTATCCTACTCTCATAGATGGAGAGTTCATCAATGGATTATTTTGATCTATGCCTGACAGCAATGTTAAAATAGTCTTTACTAGGGAAGCTCACTCAATTTTGCCTGCTGATTAATGCTTTTTTTAACTAAGAACTTCCAAAACCAAAATGCAACAAATAAGAATCAAAGAATTGGGCAAATATAAGGTTACAGAAATTTGGAAAGAAGCATTCTGCTgtcatttttcaaaccaatAGCTGTGATGTGGTAGCATGGGATCGCTGAACCTTTCTGGTTTCAGTGATCATGCGTTGTACCGGTCCCTCGTGATcagtttataaataaaattgttgattgagccaaaaagaaaaaaaaagctgtGATGTGGTCAAAGCTGGAAAAACAAATAGGTAGCACAAATATGAATTACAATAAATAACTTCCTAATCAGTTAAGAGTAAATACACAAACCTGGTTTTATTAGAGGACTACACATTTCTACCATGactcttttccctttcttaAGACAAAATACTATACAGCAGAACTATGTATATGATACAATAGGGGGAAAACGAGAGCAGATCAGCTGCTGTATCAATTTTAAGTTTCATACACATAGCAGGTCAACTGCTGATCAAGTTAGATTGGTGACTGACAGATGGGGGTAGATAAAGAGGCATGCTATCATCCCATTAGcccacaagggcattttggcaTTCTCCAACTGCAAGATTCCAGTCTTTTGGGGTGTATCTGTTTCACCTGTGGTAGACAAGACAAAGATTAGGACTTGAGATTAATATGAGTCATATCATGGAAGTGAATGTGGTAACACTTCATTAATGCTTACATTCAATTATTGATGAATTTGATACATCTCAAGTATTTTAGAACTCCTAGAGAGCTAGTAAGTTGAACATGTTAGCACCTGTTCTATTCCTTACTAGTAAGATGCAATTTCAAGCAAGCATATTCAGTCAGGAAGGAGCTTGCATCCAAATTTCATTGTGACACCAATCAGagagtaaaattttaaactgcAACCAGAAAAATATGAACAATCTCTGGAAAAATGATTCAAATTCTCTTACCCAGTTTGAGATAAACGCCTCCAGTTAACTATTTGGTGGGACCGTGGATGCCTCTGCAAATAAGATGAGCTCCCACCAATACCGTTTTCATCACCTATGAACTGCTCTGAATAACTAGAAGCTGGAGGAGACCAAACTGGAACAACTCCTCCATCCCTCTCTCTCCTACCACTACTACTAGAAGATTCTGCTGTGGAATCCTCAGCATTTCCCACCCCCGTTGGGATATTAAATTGCAGAAAAGTGTTACTGTTACGAACTGTTTGTGGAACTCCTTGGTTTAATATGTCTCTTCGTGGTTCTTGATCCATACTTAAATTTCTTGGAACTTCTGCTCTGCTCTCTTCTGCTGAAGTTCTAAGATCCAAAGAAGGTTCTTCATCTTCTCCTCTCACCAAAGAAGAAGTCATGCTAGGAACCATCTGATCCTCATAACGCCGGGTTGTAGCTGGAGCATTGTTCCTTGCTGGTTCAAGGTTTTCCTCCATTTGTATGTCTTGAGGAAAGGCAAATGGCGCTGATTCAGAAGAGTCTCCAAGGCCCTCCTCAGTTCCATTTTCAATTGCAGCCCTTGATGCTGCTTCTTGTTGCCACATCTCTGAAAGTGCTTCTTGCAACCTGGCTTTTGCAGCATCTATTCCTACAATAGGTAGAGGGTAATTTGACCCAAGCTCAATTCCAGCAGCTTGGAGTACAGATTCAGGAGCATTCCATGGATGATGTATCCAATCAGTTGGCAGTCTTGCCAGTTCAGGAAGCCACCGTCGGACATATTCTCCATGTGGGTCAAACTTGTAACCCTCAAACTGTAGAAAACTTTAATTCAATGAGAAAGCTGGCGCTATATatcattcaaaataattttgaataaatgtAAATGCACATAGTATATTTTAAGTACATTAGACTCTAAAGGATTTCTTATGCATTTGATAAACAAATGTCACTTGAAAAATGGCTAGGTACGCTAGTGGGGATAGAGTAAAATTTTTGCAATACAAGCTTCAATTTCCTACCGCAACATTTACAAATTTATGCATGCAAGTATACTTGAGATTAGGAAACAGTTATAGTCATGTAAAGCTTCAATTGCTAGACTGTGAAGTTCAGAGAGAGGTATCAAATACCAAAATGATTCAGATCTGAAACagatttttttcaacaaaGTATGAGAACTAGTAACATGAACTTTCATAAACTTACTGCTAACACTACTTTTCTGGGGAACAGAATCCTTAAGCAAGTTAACATGTCAACTGAAAGTGCCACGAACGAGAGCTTAGGATATAGAATGTGCTTAAAAACTAGTAACGTAATTATATCATTATAATTAGtggaaatatgaatttttttcaggGTGCATCAGAAACCAAGTAACAAAGACAAACTGCAAGACGGCTAATTAAAATTTCAGCCAAACCTGTGGATTATCTATGCGGTCAAACTCACGACCATCTGGAAGAGTACCAGATATATACTGCCAACCAAGAGCATCGCTTTCTAAGTCTGCATCCAAGAGGGTATCCCAAAAATACTTCATACCCCATCTCCAAGGAAGCTGCAGAACCTTTACAAAGAAACTAGAAACTACAACTCTTATCCGGTCATGTAGCCAGCCAGTGGCCCACAACTCTCTCATGCCAGCATCCACCAGTGGATAACCAGTTCTACCTTGTCTCCATGCCTTAAAATAGCCCTCATCCACTACCCAAGGGAAAAACTTAAGATGCCCGAGAAGAGGCCTTTCATGACTGTAAGGATGGTTAAAACTCAAGTATCTTGAATATTCCCTCAGTCCAATTGACTTGATAAACAAGTTCACACTCTCCTCTCCAGCCTCGTTCCCTTCATTGGCCCATAGAACCTGCTTGATGCGGACAAGATGAAAGACTTTTCTCACACTCACTTCCCCAAAATGCAAGTGGGGAGAGAGAAATGAGGTTGTAGCACTATCAGCCTTTCTTCTATTCTTAGAGTACTCAATTAGAGGTCCATTAATGAATGTGGTCAATGCCTTATCAGCATTGCTCCACCCAGGTGACCATGCTCGAGCTAGAAGTGCATTGCTTCCCTTCTCTGATTCATCTTCAAACGCCAATGGATGCGAAGGGCAGTTTGACACATCACCTAAAACAGAGAGACAATAAACATGTACCATGTAAAAGAAGGATATAAAGatagataatataaatttaaacttcAGGGAACGGAAATCGCAGAGCTAGAAGGTTTCAAGCTGAGCCTGACTTATCAACTCTTACATCGTTAAAGTTCACTACTATTGCAAGCCAAATATGTTAGAACGCCGTTACTATCAAAATCAAACGCATTCACAATAGGGAAAAAGCGGGACACTGATTGATAATGGAGATTAATAAGTCAATAACAGAATTCAAAGGAGATCAACCTGAGATTATTCTCTTAGGTGGAAGAAGCGGAGCCTCAGGGTCATAGGGCATGCTAAGGCATTTTTCCCAGAAAGCAGCAAAAGTAGTGAAAGGGCGGCCCTGAGCATCATTTACATCCCAGGGTTCATAAAGTAAATCTGCATTGAAAGATCGCACTGCTACACCGTGGGCTGTTAATACCTCCTTTGCACGATGATCCCTAACCAGTGATATAGGATCTGAAAAGCAGCAAATTTTCTCTAAATGTTAAACATagagcctttttcttttgcttccttAAACCACATCATGGGAAAATAAAGAACCTGACAAGCTTGTTGAAGGAAATTTCAGATTTACTCAAAATTTGTTTAGCCTATTAAAGATGCTAATACTTAAACACTAGCATAAAGGAAAATGTGATCATTTCAACGGGAACTCGCCAATCTTAATAGTGTCAACAAAGGGACAATTCATATGCAACCtccaaggaaagaaaaaagagcaTACTGGGAAACCCCAAATTGCGTAAGGCCTATTTATGAACAAACATAAGCAATAGAGAACAATCAGTCAACcaatcagaaaaaaaaaaggcaaaactAGAAGGCAGCTTGCCAAGTGAATGACAAGAATCTAACTCAATCGGTGCAAGTCTCGTAAGACTCAATTATTATATTAGAAACAGATTAAAATAGGCAAAACCCAAAAGAAGGTGAAAGAGAAAAGCATAAAAGGAAGTAAAATAATAGCCTCAAAAAGGCGAATCGACATGATCCATGTAATACCCATGCAAACcagcataaaaaataaatactttTTTGTCATTAATACACAGAAAACAGTAACACAACAacaaattaagacaaaaaataaacaatattCTTTTAGTTATCCAACAAAAAGggaatgaaatgaaaagaaaagaaaagaaaactaaccATACAAGTGATTGAAGAAGAGCTGAGTAGCACCAGTAGATTTAACAACCTCAAGAAGAGAAGACACACTCTCAGTAGATCTCTTTGAGATGAGACAAGTACCGAGACTCCTCAAAGAAGAATCAAGATGAGCCAAACTCTGCTTAAGCCACCACCTTGACACCCTCCCAGGGTAATAATGGCCTTCTTCTTCAGGTGCCCATATAAAAACGGCCACAACAGCACCTGCTCTAACACCAGCTGCAAGTGCCGGATTATCTTCAACTCTGAGATCCCTCCTGAACCAAACTATGCTACAAGCACCACCTGACATATCTCCCAAAGCTCATCAAACAAAAACTGGCAAAACGAAACCTACCTTCTATCTTTTCTCAACTATATACCATGGCCAGGCAGTTCTTGTTGTCCAATTAAAAATCTTATCTTTTTTGCTTCTGCCAACAGGAGTAGCTttttagtattattattaatgGGAGGAAAAAGTGCATGAGATTATAAGTGGGAGAGAGAGGTGTGGTACTTATCTTTTACCTCTAGTTGCTTATTTATTATGTATCTATGTTTTTCTCTCCTTGGTTTTTTGGTTGAATTTCTACAAATGAATCCCGGTTGTAGTCTTTGAGGACCAGGTGCAACCAAAAAGGACTTGGCTTGCCCcttggagagagagagagagagagagagatgagtTTGGCGAGTGAGTGAAGAGGATTGGTTAATGGAGTGGGGATACAACAAATTGATAGGCAATTTGTAGCCAcaacttttattttctaaaattttaatttcctcTTATCCTttgcaagaaaacaaaaatccaCCCACCTCTCCAGTAGCTTCTCTAATCCTCTTTCTTTGACGGGGTGGAAAAACGGTGAAATGAACTATTGCTTTATTTTCTATGTAATTTCAAGATATTCAAAAGTCATTTCTGTAGATTTCCAAAAACAATAATTCTATCTCTGTCTTTCGGAGTCCCCCACTCCCTCTCCCCCTCTCATGCTAAAATGACATGCAATGTATCATTTGTCAACGTGTTCTattgttttttgtttatgCGGAGAAGGGGCCTGCGTTTTGTGGTTTTGATGAGTTTGTACATGATTTTGCTTGCATCTGATTCTGGGTGCcttatttttgtacatagcgATTACATACCTGATACTATTATCTCTACTTGAGATTGCATTGGAAGCTTGGGTATTGGAAGTGGACAGCCAACATGGGGAAGGTAGGCATGCAGACTACTTGGATTTGGCACTCTCAACATGTGGGCCTCCCCTCTCCTTTTTTTGGACCTCTTCATAAAGCTCAGATTCCATTTATGTGTCACTGTTAAAAGTGATTTATGATGGTGaaccctttctctctctctctcttcccaCTAAGTAT from the Theobroma cacao cultivar B97-61/B2 chromosome 8, Criollo_cocoa_genome_V2, whole genome shotgun sequence genome contains:
- the LOC18592151 gene encoding nodulin-26, whose amino-acid sequence is MANTPSISEEFSPKLSPTKHTIMEVVSPKLSPTKHTIMEVVSPKLPLPTKYSIMEEAKASRSREFHINHDIPPSNLQKTVAELVGTYFLIFAGCAAALVNEVQTLTIVGIAIVWGLVLMAAIYALGHISGAHFNPAVTLALAAARKFSWKLVPMYLLAQLLGAALASLTLRVLFHDQGGIQATMTQYKDSTSDLEAITWEFIITFILMFNICAVATDHRASRDLAGVAIGATLLFNVIIAGPITGASMNPARSLGPAVVSGVYKNLWVFIVAPILGAMAATLVYSILRVPKPEKPDESTKSMYNELYIHPEV
- the LOC18592152 gene encoding cryptochrome-1 isoform X1, whose protein sequence is MSGGACSIVWFRRDLRVEDNPALAAGVRAGAVVAVFIWAPEEEGHYYPGRVSRWWLKQSLAHLDSSLRSLGTCLISKRSTESVSSLLEVVKSTGATQLFFNHLYDPISLVRDHRAKEVLTAHGVAVRSFNADLLYEPWDVNDAQGRPFTTFAAFWEKCLSMPYDPEAPLLPPKRIISGDVSNCPSHPLAFEDESEKGSNALLARAWSPGWSNADKALTTFINGPLIEYSKNRRKADSATTSFLSPHLHFGEVSVRKVFHLVRIKQVLWANEGNEAGEESVNLFIKSIGLREYSRYLSFNHPYSHERPLLGHLKFFPWVVDEGYFKAWRQGRTGYPLVDAGMRELWATGWLHDRIRVVVSSFFVKVLQLPWRWGMKYFWDTLLDADLESDALGWQYISGTLPDGREFDRIDNPQFEGYKFDPHGEYVRRWLPELARLPTDWIHHPWNAPESVLQAAGIELGSNYPLPIVGIDAAKARLQEALSEMWQQEAASRAAIENGTEEGLGDSSESAPFAFPQDIQMEENLEPARNNAPATTRRYEDQMVPSMTSSLVRGEDEEPSLDLRTSAEESRAEVPRNLSMDQEPRRDILNQGVPQTVRNSNTFLQFNIPTGVGNAEDSTAESSSSSGRRERDGGVVPVWSPPASSYSEQFIGDENGIGGSSSYLQRHPRSHQIVNWRRLSQTG
- the LOC18592152 gene encoding cryptochrome-1 isoform X2; its protein translation is MSGGACSIVWFRRDLRVEDNPALAAGVRAGAVVAVFIWAPEEEGHYYPGRVSRWWLKQSLAHLDSSLRSLGTCLISKRSTESVSSLLEVVKSTGATQLFFNHLYDPISLVRDHRAKEVLTAHGVAVRSFNADLLYEPWDVNDAQGRPFTTFAAFWEKCLSMPYDPEAPLLPPKRIISGDVSNCPSHPLAFEDESEKGSNALLARAWSPGWSNADKALTTFINGPLIEYSKNRRKADSATTSFLSPHLHFGEVSVRKVFHLVRIKQVLWANEGNEAGEESVNLFIKSIGLREYSRYLSFNHPYSHERPLLGHLKFFPWVVDEGYFKAWRQGRTGYPLVDAGMRELWATGWLHDRIRVVVSSFFVKVLQLPWRWGMKYFWDTLLDADLESDALGWQYISGTLPDGREFDRIDNPQFEGYKFDPHGEYVRRWLPELARLPTDWIHHPWNAPESVLQAAGIELGSNYPLPIVGIDAAKARLQEALSEMWQQEAASRAAIENGTEEGLGDSSESAPFAFPQDIQMEENLEPARNNAPATTRRYEDQMVPSMTSSLVRGEDEEPSLDLRTSAEESRAEVPRNLSMDQEPRRDILNQGVPQTVRNSNTFLQFNIPTGVGNAEDSTAESSSSSGRRERDGGVVPVWSPPASSYSEQFIGDENGIGGSSSYLQRHPRSHQIVNWRRLSQTG